One segment of Candidatus Poribacteria bacterium DNA contains the following:
- a CDS encoding phytanoyl-CoA dioxygenase family protein, whose translation MTDQEIKTAYERDGYVVLRDIIDNQNLDPIRDFIKAKVDAYSDELYAEGKLSSRYENESFERRYAAICEELDILPRNWAFGMFGREFYDLYNLPGVLNVLRLLLGPEVSNIGTPALRTKLPRSAITSFPWHQDSQYLDQSTIGKKEKHTGGLHMVTVWVPLVEATVENGCCWVIPGSHRWGLLDGARGADSNVRMEEDVETRGTPTPIPLKPGGALFMSNLCVHTSKVNTTRKSRWSIDFRYFPTPDRADLTAEQREAAEFVKDKALSGGRVPLVVVTEGEKPTWQEWEAQVSAQQAHRSG comes from the coding sequence ATGACTGACCAAGAAATCAAGACCGCTTATGAACGTGATGGTTACGTGGTGCTCAGAGACATTATTGACAACCAAAATTTAGATCCGATCCGCGACTTCATCAAGGCAAAGGTAGATGCCTATAGTGATGAATTGTATGCGGAAGGCAAACTGTCGTCGCGCTATGAAAATGAATCTTTTGAGCGACGTTATGCCGCGATCTGCGAAGAGTTAGATATACTCCCTCGCAACTGGGCTTTTGGTATGTTCGGACGTGAGTTTTATGATCTTTACAACCTCCCCGGTGTTCTCAATGTGCTCCGCCTGCTCTTGGGTCCTGAAGTCTCGAATATCGGCACGCCTGCGCTACGGACGAAACTCCCCAGAAGCGCGATTACCTCATTTCCATGGCATCAAGACAGCCAATACCTTGACCAATCAACGATTGGTAAGAAGGAGAAACATACAGGTGGGCTTCACATGGTTACGGTGTGGGTGCCGCTGGTCGAAGCGACAGTCGAAAATGGGTGTTGCTGGGTTATTCCGGGCAGTCACCGCTGGGGTTTATTGGACGGTGCGCGCGGTGCGGACTCAAACGTCCGGATGGAGGAAGATGTTGAGACGCGCGGTACCCCCACGCCTATTCCGCTTAAACCGGGTGGTGCGTTGTTCATGTCGAATCTCTGCGTCCATACCAGCAAGGTGAACACGACACGGAAATCCCGTTGGAGTATCGACTTCCGCTATTTCCCAACACCCGATCGCGCTGATTTGACTGCCGAGCAGCGTGAAGCCGCCGAGTTCGTGAAAGACAAGGCACTGTCAGGTGGGAGGGTGCCACTTGTCGTGGTTACTGAAGGCGAAAAACCAACGTGGCAAGAGTGGGAGGCACAGGTCTCAGCACAGCAAGCGCATCGGTCAGGTTGA